One stretch of Amycolatopsis sp. NBC_00345 DNA includes these proteins:
- a CDS encoding ankyrin repeat domain-containing protein yields MVDRQGRSELHYSALEGTADRARALLAEGQDPNLGDRDGFVPLHLAAQQGNVEVAEALLEAGAAVDAVNKYGNTPLFVAVFTSQGRGDVIQLLRRHGADPRNVNGSGQTPAGLARLIANYDVNQFFDDVD; encoded by the coding sequence ATGGTTGACCGCCAAGGGCGCTCTGAGCTGCATTACAGTGCACTTGAAGGTACTGCCGACCGAGCCCGCGCGCTCCTGGCGGAGGGGCAAGACCCGAACCTTGGGGACCGTGACGGCTTCGTCCCGCTCCACCTGGCGGCCCAGCAGGGCAACGTCGAGGTCGCCGAGGCGCTGCTTGAAGCCGGAGCCGCGGTCGACGCGGTTAACAAGTATGGGAACACGCCGCTATTCGTGGCAGTGTTCACTTCGCAGGGGCGAGGTGATGTCATTCAGTTGCTTCGCCGGCACGGGGCTGATCCACGCAACGTCAATGGTTCGGGGCAGACTCCTGCCGGGCTGGCTCGGCTCATCGC
- a CDS encoding asparagine synthase-related protein, which produces MARALTRRHRYSSDTLFTEVTMLTERATATFTTTGLRLAHPLPAEHVTRAGTAPRRRPRDALAYLLTEALRPWRAGGAPMGLELSGGLDSATAAIAAHEPAGPPLRTFGLLVEGGQAATK; this is translated from the coding sequence GTGGCACGTGCCTTGACCAGGCGGCACCGCTACAGCAGCGACACCCTGTTCACCGAGGTGACCATGCTGACCGAACGCGCGACCGCGACGTTCACCACCACGGGCCTCCGGCTCGCCCACCCGCTCCCAGCCGAACACGTCACCCGCGCGGGAACTGCGCCCCGGCGCCGACCCCGCGACGCGCTCGCCTACCTGCTCACCGAGGCACTGCGCCCGTGGCGCGCCGGCGGGGCCCCGATGGGGCTGGAACTGTCCGGCGGCCTGGACTCCGCCACCGCCGCGATCGCCGCACACGAGCCCGCAGGACCCCCGCTGCGGACCTTCGGGCTCCTCGTCGAGGGAGGACAGGCGGCTACGAAGTAG
- a CDS encoding trypsin-like peptidase domain-containing protein, whose translation MRSSIRYAFLGTVAVATVSLTVVPAVNAATLTSSSASEPDVVMLGGQSPDYDATTRAYWTPQRMREAVPLDDVVAPGTRGEGEKSTAAAGPASPPTVILPAESKSGSGTGARVETDPYDTRSVGKLFIRQTNGNVSCTAVAVNGGKSGNLLATATHCLSPDKGKTENADYVPAYSKGTSPYDSFPVRAYVPTAGWTPGHPQQHDAAFVVTAPSVNGRNPGDIGYQNGLAFNNSPDQRVTVVGYGNKAGDTEQQYGCVGVRAFRDPSDSTRIAVNCVFGPGASGGPFFVTDDQGVYNVVTAVIRGSAGNQTREVGPLFGDSELQAYNTAVATS comes from the coding sequence ATGCGAAGTAGCATCCGGTACGCGTTTCTGGGCACCGTCGCCGTGGCGACGGTGTCGCTGACGGTGGTCCCGGCAGTGAACGCGGCCACCCTGACGAGCTCGTCCGCGTCGGAGCCTGACGTCGTGATGCTCGGAGGTCAAAGCCCGGATTACGACGCGACGACCCGCGCTTACTGGACGCCACAGCGGATGCGCGAAGCTGTGCCCCTTGATGACGTCGTCGCGCCGGGAACTCGTGGTGAGGGCGAGAAAAGTACCGCCGCTGCCGGTCCGGCGAGCCCTCCCACTGTCATCCTGCCGGCCGAGTCGAAGAGCGGTAGTGGTACCGGGGCGCGCGTGGAAACGGATCCTTACGACACCCGGAGCGTCGGAAAACTGTTCATCCGCCAGACAAATGGCAATGTTTCGTGCACGGCCGTCGCCGTGAACGGCGGCAAAAGCGGCAACCTGCTCGCAACCGCTACGCACTGCCTGAGCCCCGACAAAGGCAAGACCGAGAACGCCGACTACGTTCCGGCGTACTCAAAGGGAACCAGCCCGTATGACAGCTTTCCGGTCAGGGCATACGTTCCCACCGCGGGCTGGACCCCAGGTCATCCGCAGCAGCATGACGCCGCTTTCGTGGTCACCGCCCCCAGTGTGAATGGTCGCAACCCTGGAGATATCGGCTACCAAAACGGGCTCGCCTTCAACAATTCTCCAGATCAGAGGGTAACGGTGGTCGGTTATGGCAACAAAGCAGGAGACACGGAGCAGCAATACGGCTGCGTTGGCGTGCGTGCTTTCCGTGATCCTTCCGACTCGACCCGCATCGCGGTGAACTGCGTCTTCGGTCCAGGAGCATCCGGCGGACCGTTCTTCGTGACGGATGATCAGGGCGTATACAACGTCGTGACGGCTGTCATCCGGGGATCAGCCGGGAATCAGACCAGGGAAGTGGGCCCACTGTTCGGGGACAGTGAACTGCAGGCCTACAACACGGCTGTAGCTACTTCGTAG
- the lanKC gene encoding class III lanthionine synthetase LanKC translates to MDDYLLFCQNDGDFYDHPSVRAVTPFATVTQAPPEGWVREEDAYWAYFTPADAQLPEQGWKIHVSAVVDEAEEVIGLVARHCFEERVSFKVQPSRQAYLLSNGKYAPRGGSGKLITIYTGDDDQLRSTLDALSNTLRGRRGPYILSDLRWLDGPLYVRYGGFSMMYCANGGGQSVPAVRRPDGTLVPDLRGPTFSVPDWVRVPGFVAEQIEKASVGTVKMPYRVDKVLHFSNGGGIYLGRGEQSDKPVVLREARPFAGLDGSGQDAVTRLRHEADVLAALSDLDFTPGFVTVFTAWEHHFLVEDYIEGDTLWTFMAKRNPLPRGRHTADEVTEYTERALSILIQLEAALQTLHRRGYVFADLHPKNIIIGADDRVTLIDFEISYRPADEPAPTIGAPGFVAAHAWEGPERDIYALNAIRLAVFLPLTAMLDFDAAKVDDLADAATVLFPKAADVVEQARLGIAVPDDPTAGSPTLSHRFGAAARDQHGPDMRALQASVLAGILRTATPDRADRLFPGDPAGLRDGGYNLAYGASGVLVTFLLIGHPVDPRQVEWLRSATERSPARGGLYTGMHGAAIALHALGETNAAHDLLDRITADTPPQHSLSLFGGLAGIGLAVRYFAHQTGDAHWQEVLDNLTARVAGELAHEAPQSPVPGEPTRSGLMFGRTGAALFCLRRYQDTGDSALLDATKKALDDDSAHLDSSESGGVVLSDGVNSLSHLSIGSAGLAMPIDLYLRYRTDERLTTLRRGITDACGAVFTAESGLFLGRAGLMTALAAGSPDETTARMLAAHVRRLAWHAVRRDGTILFPGSWLLKLSADLTTGSSGVLLALRACELAAGAPPDNTTSMLHALAESIAVPFPLGHSPSPHSPPPGKPIG, encoded by the coding sequence ATGGACGACTACTTACTTTTCTGCCAGAACGATGGCGACTTCTACGACCACCCCTCGGTCCGCGCGGTAACGCCGTTCGCCACCGTGACGCAGGCACCACCGGAAGGATGGGTGCGCGAGGAGGACGCCTACTGGGCCTACTTCACCCCGGCAGACGCGCAGTTGCCGGAACAGGGCTGGAAGATTCACGTCTCGGCGGTGGTGGATGAGGCCGAGGAGGTCATCGGCCTCGTCGCGCGGCACTGTTTCGAGGAGCGGGTCAGCTTCAAGGTGCAGCCCTCGCGGCAGGCGTATCTGCTCAGCAACGGCAAGTACGCCCCACGAGGTGGAAGCGGAAAGCTGATCACGATCTATACCGGCGACGATGACCAGCTGCGAAGCACCCTCGATGCCCTCTCGAATACCTTGCGCGGCCGCCGAGGGCCATACATTCTCAGTGACCTGCGGTGGCTCGACGGCCCTCTGTACGTGCGCTACGGCGGGTTCAGCATGATGTACTGCGCCAACGGCGGCGGTCAGAGTGTCCCCGCCGTCCGCAGACCCGACGGCACGCTGGTACCGGACCTGCGCGGCCCGACATTTTCCGTTCCGGACTGGGTTCGTGTGCCGGGCTTCGTCGCGGAGCAGATTGAGAAGGCCTCCGTCGGCACCGTGAAAATGCCGTACCGGGTCGACAAGGTGCTGCATTTCTCCAACGGCGGCGGCATCTACCTCGGCCGAGGTGAGCAGTCGGACAAGCCCGTCGTCCTGCGAGAAGCGCGGCCGTTCGCCGGACTGGATGGATCCGGCCAAGACGCGGTCACCCGGCTACGGCACGAAGCGGATGTCCTGGCCGCCTTGTCAGATCTCGATTTCACACCCGGCTTTGTCACCGTTTTCACCGCGTGGGAACACCATTTCCTGGTCGAGGACTACATCGAGGGTGACACACTCTGGACCTTCATGGCCAAGCGGAACCCTCTTCCCCGCGGACGGCACACAGCTGACGAGGTGACCGAGTACACCGAACGGGCACTGTCGATCCTCATCCAGCTCGAGGCCGCCCTGCAAACGCTGCATCGACGCGGCTACGTGTTCGCCGATCTGCACCCGAAAAACATCATCATCGGTGCGGACGACCGGGTGACACTGATCGACTTCGAGATTTCCTACCGCCCCGCCGACGAACCGGCGCCCACCATCGGCGCCCCTGGGTTCGTCGCCGCCCACGCGTGGGAAGGGCCGGAACGGGACATCTACGCGCTCAACGCGATTCGGCTGGCGGTGTTCCTCCCCCTCACCGCCATGCTGGACTTCGATGCCGCGAAGGTCGACGACTTGGCCGACGCGGCCACGGTCCTGTTTCCGAAGGCGGCGGACGTCGTCGAGCAGGCCAGACTGGGAATCGCCGTTCCGGACGACCCCACCGCCGGATCGCCCACGCTGAGCCATCGGTTCGGGGCGGCGGCGCGGGACCAGCACGGTCCCGATATGCGGGCACTGCAGGCGTCGGTCCTCGCCGGGATCCTTCGCACGGCAACTCCCGATCGAGCCGATCGACTTTTCCCAGGAGACCCCGCCGGCCTGCGCGACGGCGGGTACAACCTCGCTTACGGCGCTTCCGGGGTGCTCGTCACGTTTCTTCTCATCGGACACCCGGTCGATCCCCGGCAGGTCGAGTGGCTCCGTTCGGCCACCGAACGTTCACCGGCGCGCGGCGGGCTTTACACGGGTATGCACGGCGCGGCGATCGCACTGCACGCACTCGGCGAGACGAACGCGGCTCACGACCTGCTCGACCGGATCACCGCCGACACCCCTCCTCAGCACTCACTGAGCCTGTTCGGCGGACTCGCCGGCATCGGCCTCGCCGTCCGCTACTTCGCACACCAGACCGGTGACGCCCACTGGCAGGAAGTGCTGGACAACCTCACGGCACGCGTAGCCGGCGAGCTGGCGCACGAGGCTCCGCAGTCGCCTGTTCCCGGTGAGCCCACGCGGAGCGGCCTCATGTTCGGCCGGACCGGCGCGGCGCTGTTCTGCCTGCGCCGCTACCAGGACACAGGCGACTCCGCGCTGCTCGACGCCACCAAGAAGGCGCTCGACGACGACTCCGCCCACCTCGACAGCAGTGAGTCGGGCGGAGTCGTGCTGTCGGACGGTGTGAACTCCCTGTCCCATCTGTCCATTGGCAGCGCCGGCCTGGCCATGCCGATCGACCTCTACCTGCGATACCGCACCGACGAACGCCTGACCACGCTGCGCCGCGGTATCACCGACGCTTGCGGTGCCGTCTTCACCGCCGAGTCCGGTCTGTTCCTGGGCCGGGCCGGGCTGATGACTGCGCTCGCCGCGGGCTCTCCCGACGAGACGACGGCCCGGATGCTGGCCGCGCATGTCCGACGGCTGGCATGGCACGCGGTCCGGCGTGACGGAACCATCCTGTTCCCCGGAAGCTGGCTGCTCAAGCTGTCAGCGGATCTGACCACCGGATCGTCCGGGGTCCTGCTCGCGCTCCGGGCCTGCGAGCTCGCGGCAGGAGCACCACCGGACAACACCACGAGCATGCTCCACGCTCTCGCCGAGTCGATCGCGGTGCCTTTCCCCTTGGGCCATTCCCCGTCGCCTCATTCCCCGCCGCCGGGCAAGCCGATCGGCTGA
- a CDS encoding MFS transporter, whose protein sequence is MGTARLYRDNGYRRLWLAQGLSILGTQASLVALPLVVLSQLRSPTDLGVVAVVEAAATVGALPLAGPLNDRFGYKLVMVGCDAVRVVPLVMLAWLVFTHRVSLPAVLAVAVIDSTLGVVFSSASTATFRLVVPPERLATALSYNQGRFAVVSVGGPALGAALYAWAPPLAFLVDAASFLLSAGCVTSVRLAAVPPRRTARRRQATPFDGWRFLWRLPCLRHLIFAMTLTNFSISGVMLTLTTLYGTTGRAPVTGVVLAVAGLANLIGSFGIAPSMRVISPRTLVPMSAAVIAAAVLLIPVGAASVAWVCSLIGLCCLTSPASQTLTQTILLRNAPADLVGRAQAVFQVVPQLVASLGPLAGAYLLTRISTSGAVLVFGGLLALVTVFCLLSPRIRGIAAT, encoded by the coding sequence ATGGGTACGGCGCGCTTGTACCGGGACAATGGCTATCGCCGGCTGTGGCTGGCCCAGGGTCTGTCCATTCTGGGCACCCAGGCGTCCCTGGTGGCACTGCCGCTGGTGGTCCTGTCGCAACTGCGCAGTCCCACGGATCTGGGCGTGGTCGCGGTCGTCGAGGCGGCCGCCACCGTCGGCGCGTTACCTCTCGCCGGGCCGCTCAACGACCGATTCGGTTACAAGCTGGTCATGGTGGGGTGTGACGCCGTTCGTGTCGTCCCGCTGGTCATGCTGGCCTGGCTGGTGTTCACGCACCGCGTCTCATTGCCGGCTGTGCTCGCGGTCGCGGTCATCGACAGCACACTCGGTGTCGTGTTCTCCTCGGCGAGCACCGCAACCTTCCGTTTGGTCGTCCCACCGGAGCGGCTGGCTACCGCGTTGTCGTACAACCAGGGCCGGTTCGCGGTGGTGAGCGTCGGCGGTCCGGCGCTGGGGGCGGCGTTGTACGCCTGGGCACCTCCGCTGGCGTTCCTGGTCGACGCGGCCTCCTTCCTGTTGTCAGCGGGTTGTGTGACGTCAGTCCGGCTGGCCGCGGTCCCACCACGGCGTACGGCGCGGCGGCGGCAGGCCACTCCCTTCGATGGCTGGAGATTCCTCTGGCGCCTGCCGTGCCTGCGACATCTGATCTTCGCGATGACCTTGACGAACTTCTCGATCAGCGGTGTCATGCTCACGCTGACCACGCTCTACGGCACGACCGGCCGCGCTCCGGTGACCGGTGTCGTCCTCGCTGTCGCGGGCCTGGCCAACCTGATCGGATCGTTCGGCATCGCCCCGAGCATGCGGGTGATCTCCCCGCGCACCCTGGTGCCCATGTCAGCGGCGGTGATCGCCGCCGCGGTCCTGCTGATCCCCGTCGGCGCCGCAAGTGTGGCCTGGGTCTGCTCGCTCATCGGCCTCTGCTGTCTGACCAGTCCCGCTTCGCAGACCTTGACCCAGACGATCCTGCTCCGAAACGCTCCCGCCGACCTCGTGGGACGAGCCCAGGCCGTGTTCCAGGTCGTGCCGCAGCTGGTGGCGTCACTCGGCCCGCTGGCCGGCGCGTACCTGCTCACCCGGATCTCGACGAGTGGAGCGGTCCTGGTGTTCGGCGGTCTGCTGGCTCTGGTCACCGTCTTCTGCCTCCTGTCGCCCCGGATCCGCGGCATCGCGGCGACATGA
- a CDS encoding class III lanthipeptide, with amino-acid sequence MNQILALQGMSTEDTESDALGVLKTSTLSVNCGTRTIFAPAN; translated from the coding sequence ATGAACCAGATCCTGGCCCTGCAGGGCATGTCCACCGAAGATACCGAGAGCGACGCGCTCGGCGTCCTGAAGACCAGCACCCTGAGCGTGAACTGCGGCACCCGAACGATCTTCGCGCCCGCCAACTGA
- a CDS encoding GNAT family N-acetyltransferase — protein MNNQPDHCSPLVRALRPSEYRDAVDLFQSAMHAPLVTDDQWPLLARTIAPREAFGVFMGAQLAGICQAIPTRLTVPGGGTVRASAIGRFAMRPDHTRKGAGTALMATYLGTTTAPVIILRASEGGIYRHFGFGVSTSAGNVVVNRHQAVLTADVADAGRVRMMPAQDAGPLTSDVYRRTPRRPGMVDRADYFDDLLRFEAQTSPSPLWVAVHTGPGGNDGFALYLVRETSRIGETPRTVLTVADMHYHTADAWTGLWRYLLGVDLVDEISLLQRPSDEPTAWLFTDPRSCRLQTDSDETWLRITDVATALTARTMVGDEPLVAEISDALLPRNSGRYSLSARGTHRTSLPAQLSLDISTLASLYLGRIRPSALAAVGRITVHAGGETLEIADRLFSAPSPPWCGTGV, from the coding sequence ATGAACAACCAGCCAGATCACTGTTCCCCACTGGTGCGGGCACTGCGACCGAGCGAGTATCGCGACGCGGTGGATCTGTTCCAGTCCGCGATGCACGCGCCGCTGGTCACCGACGACCAGTGGCCGCTGCTGGCGCGCACAATAGCTCCACGCGAGGCTTTCGGCGTGTTCATGGGCGCCCAGCTGGCAGGTATCTGTCAGGCGATACCCACGCGGCTCACCGTGCCCGGCGGCGGGACGGTCCGGGCATCCGCGATCGGGCGATTCGCGATGCGGCCGGATCACACCCGCAAGGGCGCCGGAACAGCGCTGATGGCGACGTACCTGGGTACCACCACGGCGCCGGTCATCATCTTGCGCGCCAGCGAGGGCGGGATCTACCGCCACTTCGGTTTCGGAGTGTCCACCAGCGCCGGCAACGTCGTCGTGAACCGGCATCAGGCCGTCCTCACCGCCGATGTGGCCGACGCGGGACGCGTCCGGATGATGCCCGCACAGGACGCCGGGCCGTTGACGAGCGACGTGTACCGGCGCACACCCCGGCGCCCCGGCATGGTCGACCGGGCGGACTACTTCGACGACCTCCTCCGCTTCGAAGCGCAGACGAGTCCGTCACCGCTGTGGGTGGCTGTCCACACCGGACCTGGCGGTAACGACGGCTTCGCGCTGTACCTGGTGCGCGAGACGTCCCGGATCGGTGAGACCCCTCGCACTGTGCTGACAGTCGCAGACATGCACTACCACACCGCCGACGCCTGGACGGGACTGTGGCGCTACCTCCTGGGCGTCGATCTCGTCGACGAGATCTCCCTACTGCAGCGCCCGAGTGACGAGCCGACCGCGTGGCTGTTCACCGACCCGAGGTCCTGCCGCCTCCAGACAGACTCCGACGAAACCTGGCTCCGCATCACCGACGTGGCGACCGCCCTCACCGCACGAACCATGGTCGGCGACGAACCTCTCGTCGCCGAAATCAGCGACGCGTTACTCCCCCGCAACTCGGGTCGATACTCCCTGTCGGCACGAGGCACCCATCGCACGTCACTGCCCGCTCAGCTTTCCCTGGACATCAGCACGCTGGCCTCGCTGTACCTCGGGCGAATACGCCCGTCCGCGCTCGCCGCGGTCGGCCGGATCACCGTGCACGCCGGCGGAGAAACCCTCGAAATCGCGGACCGCCTGTTCTCCGCGCCCTCTCCCCCCTGGTGCGGCACCGGCGTCTGA
- a CDS encoding response regulator transcription factor: protein MSTSPDDNDGTYGKFAPRELEVLHHIAHGYTYAAIAHKLKISPHTVDTYVRRIKIKADIKSYPQLLILATGGDSAGSGHNGDSESALRGDRS from the coding sequence ATGAGCACATCACCTGATGATAACGACGGTACGTATGGCAAATTCGCACCTCGCGAACTGGAAGTGCTTCACCACATCGCACATGGGTACACCTACGCCGCCATAGCGCATAAGCTGAAGATTAGCCCGCACACGGTCGACACCTACGTTCGCCGGATCAAGATCAAAGCCGACATCAAGAGTTACCCGCAATTGCTGATTCTCGCCACGGGGGGCGATTCGGCCGGCAGCGGGCACAATGGGGACTCAGAGAGTGCTCTACGCGGCGATCGCTCCTGA
- a CDS encoding MerR family transcriptional regulator yields MSGKLTIGEFAQLTHLSVRTLRRYHESGLLEPASVDPVSGYRYYAGEQIPHAQIIHRLRQLDVPLSDVAKILATEDAEERAGLVGEHLRRLESELDRARAAVTSLRQLLRPGDGALPVELRSMPARVVAAVEGVADHGDVLSWYAEAMSELDAAVVGLRSLGPPGGRYANELFTGGRGTVQVYRPVVDPPAVGRVTPVELPSAELAVTIHCGPHDGIDVTYGRLGGWVVDHVLAVDGPVHETYLVGPRDDPDPASWRTEIGWPVFRLASA; encoded by the coding sequence ATGTCCGGCAAACTGACGATCGGCGAGTTCGCCCAGTTGACCCACCTGAGCGTGCGGACCCTGCGCCGCTACCACGAATCCGGGCTGCTCGAACCGGCGTCGGTCGACCCGGTGAGCGGCTATCGCTACTACGCCGGTGAGCAGATCCCCCACGCACAGATCATTCACCGGCTGCGACAGCTGGACGTGCCACTGTCCGATGTGGCCAAGATCCTCGCCACCGAGGACGCCGAGGAGCGTGCGGGTCTGGTCGGTGAACACCTGCGGCGGTTAGAGAGCGAGTTGGATCGCGCCCGCGCGGCAGTGACTTCGCTGCGGCAGCTGCTCCGCCCCGGCGACGGCGCATTGCCCGTCGAGCTCCGCTCAATGCCCGCCAGGGTGGTCGCCGCGGTCGAGGGTGTGGCCGACCACGGCGATGTGCTGTCCTGGTACGCGGAGGCCATGTCCGAACTCGACGCCGCGGTCGTCGGCCTGCGGTCGCTGGGGCCGCCGGGTGGCCGCTATGCCAACGAACTGTTCACTGGCGGCCGCGGAACTGTTCAAGTCTACCGGCCGGTTGTCGACCCGCCGGCCGTGGGCCGGGTGACGCCTGTCGAGCTCCCGTCCGCTGAACTCGCCGTCACCATCCATTGCGGACCGCATGACGGCATCGACGTCACGTACGGTCGGCTTGGCGGCTGGGTCGTCGACCACGTTCTCGCGGTGGACGGCCCTGTCCACGAGACCTATCTCGTTGGACCACGCGACGATCCGGACCCGGCGTCCTGGCGGACTGAGATCGGCTGGCCCGTGTTCCGCCTGGCTTCGGCATGA
- a CDS encoding nuclear transport factor 2 family protein translates to MSTPIDAGQLPETITSYLAAHQARDLEPALGHYFEDAVAVDDGHTYRGKREIRDWLARSSGEYTYMMELIAAERVNGDQYVTVHHLEGDFPGGVVDLRFRFTLRANQIAELIIEP, encoded by the coding sequence ATGAGTACACCGATCGATGCCGGGCAACTGCCCGAGACGATCACCAGCTATCTGGCCGCCCACCAGGCCCGCGACTTGGAGCCCGCCCTCGGCCACTACTTCGAGGACGCTGTCGCGGTCGACGACGGCCACACCTACCGCGGCAAGCGAGAAATCCGCGACTGGCTGGCGCGCAGTTCCGGCGAGTACACCTATATGATGGAACTCATCGCGGCCGAACGTGTCAACGGCGACCAGTACGTAACCGTGCACCACCTCGAGGGCGACTTCCCCGGCGGCGTGGTCGACCTCAGGTTCAGGTTCACTTTGCGTGCCAACCAGATCGCCGAACTGATCATCGAACCCTGA
- a CDS encoding oxidoreductase, protein MKTWFITGGTSGGFGMAYADAALENGDRVVLTARTVEPLHEWATPYGDKVLVLPLDVTDTTQIQLAVTTAEAHFGGIDVLVNNAGRGWVGSVEGMADADVRKLFELNFFAVIAVTRAVLPGMRARGDGWIVNMSSVAGLLGSPGFGYYTAAKFAIEGITEVLRQEVTPLGISVMAVEPGAFRTNAYAGFAGEPVQETITDYRETLDTINEAFIKQDGNQPGDPLRGAKAVISAMSLPHPPHQLVLGSPGYDKVIEKLEGTLTGLRTYETLSRGADFPPGE, encoded by the coding sequence ATGAAAACCTGGTTCATCACCGGCGGGACCTCCGGCGGCTTCGGCATGGCCTACGCGGACGCCGCGCTGGAAAACGGCGACCGTGTCGTACTCACCGCACGCACAGTCGAACCCCTGCACGAATGGGCCACGCCCTATGGCGACAAGGTCCTCGTCCTGCCCCTCGACGTCACCGACACGACACAAATCCAGCTGGCCGTAACTACCGCCGAAGCCCACTTCGGCGGCATTGACGTCCTGGTTAACAACGCTGGACGAGGGTGGGTCGGCTCCGTCGAAGGAATGGCCGACGCCGACGTGCGCAAACTGTTCGAACTGAACTTCTTCGCGGTAATCGCAGTCACTCGCGCGGTACTTCCCGGCATGCGCGCCAGGGGCGACGGCTGGATCGTCAACATGTCCTCCGTCGCCGGTCTGCTCGGATCACCGGGCTTCGGCTATTACACCGCGGCAAAATTCGCGATCGAGGGAATCACCGAAGTCCTGCGCCAGGAAGTGACGCCGCTGGGCATCAGCGTCATGGCGGTGGAACCGGGAGCTTTCCGGACCAACGCGTACGCCGGGTTCGCCGGCGAACCGGTCCAGGAGACCATCACCGACTACCGTGAGACGCTGGACACGATCAATGAGGCCTTCATCAAACAGGACGGCAACCAGCCCGGCGACCCGCTGCGTGGCGCCAAGGCCGTCATCTCGGCGATGAGCCTCCCCCACCCGCCACACCAGTTAGTGCTCGGCAGCCCCGGCTACGACAAGGTCATCGAGAAGCTCGAAGGGACCCTCACCGGCCTGCGCACCTACGAAACCCTCTCACGTGGCGCGGACTTCCCGCCGGGCGAATGA
- a CDS encoding alpha/beta fold hydrolase, with translation MSIVFVHGVPEAAAIWDPLRRELSRTDVITLSPPGFGAPVPEGFGATADDYLTWLIGELERIGGPIDLVGHDWGGAHVQRVAASRPDLLRSWCTDVAGISDPAYIWHDLARAWQTPGVGEAAVEEMFGAPFDDRVTGLVGFGMTAEAAQACAKAGGPEMARCILALYRSAADPLVFDWGVDLEPAARRPGLVINATEDQFVGGPEFGHRAAVRLDAKEAVLDGLGHWWMTQDPKRGAAALNDFYANLTLD, from the coding sequence ATGTCCATCGTCTTCGTCCACGGTGTTCCCGAGGCCGCCGCGATCTGGGACCCGCTGCGCCGGGAACTGTCCCGTACCGACGTCATCACGCTGTCCCCGCCCGGATTCGGCGCACCTGTGCCGGAGGGTTTCGGGGCCACCGCGGACGACTACCTCACCTGGCTCATCGGCGAGCTCGAGCGGATCGGCGGTCCGATCGACCTGGTCGGGCACGACTGGGGCGGCGCCCACGTGCAGCGCGTCGCGGCCAGCCGCCCGGATCTTCTCCGATCGTGGTGCACCGACGTCGCCGGAATCAGCGACCCCGCCTACATCTGGCATGACCTGGCGCGGGCTTGGCAGACTCCGGGTGTGGGTGAGGCCGCCGTCGAAGAGATGTTCGGCGCCCCGTTCGACGACAGGGTCACGGGCCTGGTCGGCTTCGGCATGACCGCCGAGGCGGCGCAGGCGTGTGCGAAGGCCGGTGGTCCGGAGATGGCCAGGTGCATTCTGGCGTTGTACCGGTCGGCGGCAGACCCCCTTGTCTTCGATTGGGGAGTCGACCTCGAGCCGGCCGCGCGCCGGCCAGGGCTCGTCATCAACGCGACCGAGGACCAGTTCGTTGGCGGGCCGGAGTTCGGGCATCGCGCGGCGGTCCGTTTGGACGCGAAGGAAGCCGTGCTGGACGGGCTCGGACACTGGTGGATGACGCAGGACCCGAAGCGGGGCGCGGCCGCGCTGAACGACTTCTACGCGAACCTCACCCTCGACTGA